The Pseudodesulfovibrio alkaliphilus genome has a window encoding:
- a CDS encoding MBOAT family O-acyltransferase has translation MIFSQLEFFIFFAVVLVGLGLVRSNRAGKLWLLAASYYFYAYWDWRFLSLILLSTVVDYCVGLGLKGEHRTRRRRALLGLSLSVNLGLLGFFKYFNFFIDSARPLVEAMGLHAGSLDILLPVGISFYTFQTLSYTIDVYRGKLDVHEDFFDFALFVAFFPQLVAGPIVRAAHFLPQLARRQPLTAANFYLGFQVFTYGLFKKVFVADRLAMYSDHVFANAGAYDCTTTWLGALAYSMQIYFDFSGYSDMAIGVACIMGYSLGENFNFPYLAKSPREFWRRWHISLSTWVRDYIYIPLGGSRGGKWRTFINGMTAMVLCGLWHGAAWTFVAWGALHGLALAFDRVVATAVGDRRVPGAGLLGWAATMFFVVQGWVLFRSESFEHAALMFRQMFVPVQGVAWYHPIVPFMLAGMAVVHAMKAAGGWERVLLPERARWFSPTLLFSLLWLSVVFRPTGFNPFIYFQF, from the coding sequence GTGATTTTCTCCCAGCTGGAATTCTTCATCTTTTTTGCCGTGGTCCTGGTCGGGCTCGGGCTTGTGCGCAGCAATCGGGCAGGGAAGCTCTGGCTTCTGGCGGCCAGCTACTACTTCTACGCCTACTGGGACTGGCGGTTTCTGTCTTTGATACTGCTTTCCACGGTCGTGGACTATTGCGTTGGGTTGGGGCTCAAAGGCGAGCATCGCACCCGACGCCGCAGGGCTTTGCTTGGCCTGAGTCTGAGCGTGAATCTCGGACTGCTCGGTTTTTTCAAGTATTTCAACTTCTTTATCGACTCAGCCCGGCCGCTTGTCGAGGCGATGGGGCTGCACGCCGGGAGCCTGGACATACTCCTCCCGGTAGGTATTTCGTTCTACACCTTTCAGACCCTGAGCTACACCATCGACGTGTACCGCGGGAAGCTGGACGTGCATGAGGACTTTTTTGACTTTGCCCTTTTTGTTGCGTTCTTTCCCCAGTTGGTGGCTGGCCCCATAGTCCGGGCCGCGCATTTCCTGCCGCAACTTGCACGTCGCCAGCCGCTTACAGCTGCGAACTTCTATCTGGGTTTCCAGGTTTTTACCTACGGCCTGTTTAAGAAGGTGTTCGTGGCTGACCGCCTAGCCATGTATTCCGATCATGTGTTCGCCAACGCCGGGGCCTACGACTGTACCACCACCTGGCTGGGTGCGCTGGCATACAGCATGCAGATATACTTTGATTTTTCCGGATATTCGGACATGGCCATCGGCGTGGCCTGCATCATGGGGTACTCGTTGGGAGAAAACTTCAACTTCCCCTATCTGGCCAAAAGCCCACGCGAATTTTGGCGCCGTTGGCACATCTCGCTGTCCACCTGGGTCAGGGACTACATTTATATCCCCCTCGGCGGGAGCCGGGGCGGGAAATGGCGGACCTTCATCAACGGCATGACCGCAATGGTGCTCTGCGGGTTGTGGCACGGAGCGGCATGGACCTTTGTGGCCTGGGGGGCATTGCACGGGTTGGCCCTTGCCTTTGATCGTGTCGTCGCTACTGCCGTCGGGGACCGCAGGGTGCCGGGAGCCGGGCTTTTGGGCTGGGCGGCGACCATGTTTTTCGTGGTGCAGGGCTGGGTGTTGTTCCGGTCGGAGAGCTTCGAGCACGCGGCGCTGATGTTCCGCCAGATGTTCGTTCCGGTGCAGGGCGTGGCCTGGTATCATCCCATAGTCCCGTTCATGCTTGCGGGCATGGCCGTTGTCCACGCCATGAAAGCGGCCGGAGGGTGGGAGAGGGTTCTCCTCCCTGAGCGGGCGCGGTGGTTTTCACCGACACTTTTGTTCAGCCTGCTGTGGCTTTCGGTGGTGTTTCGTCCGACAGGGTTCAACCCGTTCATTTATTTTCAGTTTTAG
- a CDS encoding YkgJ family cysteine cluster protein, translating to MNAHDSCKRCGDCCRNGGPALHRQDLPLIQDGTIPLADIVTLRPGERAYDQPTHSIKPLDCEILKLKGRDSSWTCLYYSPEGHACGIYDSRPIECELLSCRDTAAIIAMYDKERLTRADLLPAGHPLLELVDEHDAKCAPRTVEDAVKAARQGNDDAGIALKEMVVFDMEMRRLVAERANMSRDINEFLFGRPLRTLLRSMNVNVYEVGGSVRLDFNKGETA from the coding sequence ATGAACGCACACGACTCTTGCAAGCGCTGCGGCGACTGCTGTCGCAACGGCGGGCCCGCCCTTCACCGTCAGGATCTGCCCTTGATCCAGGACGGCACCATCCCTCTGGCAGACATCGTCACCCTGCGGCCGGGGGAACGCGCCTACGACCAGCCCACCCACAGCATCAAGCCCCTGGACTGCGAGATCCTGAAGCTCAAGGGACGCGATTCGTCCTGGACCTGCCTCTATTACAGCCCGGAGGGGCACGCCTGCGGCATATACGATTCCCGGCCCATCGAATGCGAGCTGCTCTCCTGCCGCGACACCGCAGCCATCATCGCCATGTACGACAAGGAGCGCCTGACCCGCGCCGACCTGCTCCCGGCCGGACACCCCCTGCTCGAACTCGTTGACGAGCACGACGCCAAATGCGCTCCGCGGACCGTGGAGGATGCGGTCAAGGCGGCGCGCCAGGGCAACGACGACGCCGGAATCGCCCTCAAGGAAATGGTGGTCTTTGACATGGAGATGCGCCGCCTGGTGGCCGAACGGGCCAACATGTCGCGTGACATCAACGAGTTTCTTTTCGGCAGACCCTTGCGGACCCTGCTGCGCAGCATGAACGTCAACGTCTACGAAGTGGGCGGCTCCGTCCGCCTGGACTTCAACAAGGGAGAAACAGCATGA
- the dsrA gene encoding dissimilatory-type sulfite reductase subunit alpha, translating to MAKHKTPLLDQLESGPWPSFVSDIKQEAAARAKNEKGVQYQVAVDCPDDLLGVLEMSFTDGETHWKHGGIVGVFGYGGGVIGRYCDQPQMFPGVAHFHTVRVAQPNGKWYSTEFLRSLMDIWDLRGSGLTNLHGATGDIVLLGTSTPQLEEIFWELTHNLNVDLGGSGSNLRTPASCMGMSRCQYACYDAQELCYNLTQEYQDELHRPAFPYKFKFKFDGCPNGCVAAIARSDLGFLGTFKDPIKINQEAVAAYVGGEIAPNAGAHAGRDWGKFDIQKEVVDLCPSKCISYEGGKLIMDHKECVRCMHCINTMPQALRIGDDRGVSIFCGAKAPILDGPQMGSLLVPFVEVNKDDDYQAIKDIVEAVWDWWMEEGKNRERIGETMKRLGFAALAEAAGVPIDARQVQEPRHNPYIFWKAEDVEGGWERDLAEFRKRHQR from the coding sequence ATGGCGAAACACAAAACTCCTCTGTTGGATCAGCTGGAAAGCGGCCCGTGGCCCAGCTTCGTATCCGACATCAAACAGGAGGCCGCAGCTCGCGCTAAGAACGAGAAGGGCGTTCAATACCAGGTGGCTGTTGATTGCCCCGACGATCTGCTCGGTGTTTTGGAGATGTCCTTCACCGATGGTGAGACCCACTGGAAGCACGGCGGCATCGTCGGCGTCTTCGGTTACGGCGGCGGCGTCATCGGCCGGTACTGTGACCAGCCCCAGATGTTCCCTGGCGTGGCTCATTTCCACACCGTCCGTGTGGCTCAGCCCAACGGCAAGTGGTACTCCACCGAGTTCCTGCGCAGCCTCATGGACATTTGGGACCTGCGCGGCTCCGGTCTGACCAACCTGCACGGCGCCACTGGCGACATCGTTCTGCTCGGTACGTCCACTCCGCAGCTTGAGGAGATCTTCTGGGAGTTGACCCACAACCTGAACGTCGACCTCGGCGGCTCCGGCTCCAACCTGCGTACCCCCGCCTCCTGCATGGGCATGTCCCGCTGCCAGTACGCCTGTTACGACGCCCAGGAGCTGTGCTACAACCTGACCCAGGAATACCAGGACGAGCTGCATCGCCCGGCCTTCCCCTACAAGTTCAAGTTCAAGTTCGACGGCTGCCCCAATGGTTGCGTGGCCGCCATCGCCCGTTCCGACCTCGGTTTCCTCGGAACCTTCAAGGATCCCATCAAGATCAATCAGGAAGCCGTTGCCGCCTACGTCGGCGGTGAGATCGCCCCCAACGCCGGCGCCCACGCCGGACGCGACTGGGGCAAGTTCGACATCCAGAAGGAAGTCGTGGACCTGTGCCCGTCCAAGTGCATCAGCTACGAGGGCGGCAAGCTGATCATGGACCACAAGGAGTGCGTCCGCTGCATGCACTGCATCAACACCATGCCTCAGGCCCTGAGAATCGGTGATGATCGCGGCGTGTCCATCTTCTGCGGCGCCAAGGCTCCGATCCTCGACGGCCCCCAGATGGGCTCCCTGCTGGTGCCCTTCGTCGAAGTCAACAAGGACGACGACTACCAGGCCATCAAGGACATCGTCGAAGCCGTTTGGGACTGGTGGATGGAAGAGGGCAAGAACCGCGAGCGCATCGGTGAGACCATGAAGCGCCTCGGTTTCGCCGCCCTGGCTGAAGCGGCCGGTGTGCCCATTGACGCCCGCCAGGTTCAGGAGCCCCGCCACAACCCCTACATCTTCTGGAAGGCTGAAGATGTCGAAGGTGGCTGGGAACGCGATCTCGCCGAATTCCGTAAACGCCACCAGCGCTAA
- the dsrB gene encoding dissimilatory-type sulfite reductase subunit beta, whose product MAFISSGYNPDKPMEGRISDIGPRHFGEFLPPVIAKNFGKWDYHEILEPGVLCHTALSGDKAYTVRCGSARLMTVTHVREICDIADKYAGGHLRFTTRNNIEFIVEDKQAALDLKAFLNNQKFPGGSMKFPVGGTGAGVTNIVHTQGWIHCHTPATDASGTVKATMDVVFDDFQNMKLPAPVRISMACCLNMCGAVHCSDIAILGIHRKPPLIDHEYLDNLCEIPLAVASCPTGAVRPSKVELNGKTYKTVAIKEERCMFCGNCYTMCPSLPLSDGEGDGIAIMVGGKISNRVTKPAFSKVVVPYIPNEPPRWPTMTKVIKKILDTYAADANKYERLGDWANRIGWERFFEKCELEFTAHLIDDFRDPAYYTWRQTTQFKW is encoded by the coding sequence ATGGCTTTCATTTCTTCCGGATACAATCCCGACAAACCGATGGAAGGTCGGATCTCCGACATCGGACCTCGTCACTTTGGTGAGTTCCTGCCCCCGGTCATCGCGAAAAACTTCGGCAAGTGGGACTACCATGAGATCCTGGAGCCGGGTGTCCTGTGCCACACCGCCCTTTCCGGCGACAAGGCATACACCGTGCGCTGCGGATCGGCCCGCCTGATGACCGTCACCCATGTGCGCGAAATCTGCGATATCGCCGACAAGTACGCGGGCGGCCATCTGCGGTTCACCACCCGTAACAACATTGAGTTCATTGTCGAGGACAAGCAGGCCGCCCTGGACCTCAAGGCGTTCCTCAACAACCAGAAGTTCCCCGGCGGTTCCATGAAGTTCCCGGTGGGCGGCACCGGCGCCGGTGTCACCAACATCGTGCACACCCAGGGTTGGATCCACTGCCACACCCCGGCCACCGATGCCTCCGGCACCGTCAAGGCTACCATGGACGTTGTTTTCGACGACTTCCAGAACATGAAGCTGCCGGCTCCTGTCCGCATCTCCATGGCCTGCTGCCTGAACATGTGCGGCGCGGTGCACTGCTCCGACATCGCCATCCTGGGCATCCACCGCAAGCCGCCCCTCATTGACCACGAGTACCTGGACAACCTGTGCGAAATCCCGCTGGCCGTGGCTTCCTGCCCCACCGGCGCGGTGCGCCCGTCCAAGGTCGAGCTCAACGGCAAGACCTACAAGACCGTGGCCATCAAGGAAGAGCGCTGCATGTTCTGCGGCAACTGCTACACCATGTGTCCCTCCCTGCCGCTTTCCGACGGCGAGGGCGACGGCATCGCCATCATGGTTGGCGGCAAGATCTCCAACCGCGTCACCAAGCCGGCCTTCTCCAAGGTCGTGGTGCCCTACATCCCCAACGAGCCGCCGCGCTGGCCGACCATGACCAAGGTGATCAAGAAGATTCTCGACACCTATGCGGCCGACGCCAACAAGTACGAGCGTCTGGGCGACTGGGCCAACCGTATCGGCTGGGAGCGTTTCTTCGAGAAGTGCGAGCTGGAGTTCACCGCTCACCTCATCGACGACTTCCGCGATCCCGCCTACTACACTTGGCGCCAGACCACCCAGTTCAAGTGGTAG
- a CDS encoding dissimilatory sulfite reductase D family protein, which produces MALDPESAKAEIIKFCEEKSANKSKFYFNDFTKLFPDEKSRDVKKLLTQLVQEEKMVFWSSGSTTMYGLTGAGKQAHSEGED; this is translated from the coding sequence ATGGCACTCGATCCCGAATCCGCAAAGGCTGAAATCATCAAGTTTTGTGAAGAGAAATCTGCTAACAAGTCAAAATTCTACTTCAACGACTTCACCAAGCTGTTCCCCGACGAGAAGAGCCGTGACGTCAAGAAGCTGCTGACCCAGCTGGTTCAGGAAGAAAAGATGGTGTTCTGGTCCTCCGGTTCCACCACCATGTACGGCCTGACCGGCGCGGGCAAGCAGGCTCATTCCGAGGGCGAAGACTAG
- a CDS encoding cobyrinate a,c-diamide synthase has protein sequence MQQQIPRLVLAGLSGGTGKTIVSLALARAFSRRGLAVAPFKKGPDYIDARWLAIAAGRDCSNLDPFFHTEAVLRSLFLHRAQGADLSLVEGNRGLFDGKDAKGSCSTAELARRLAAPVILTIDCTKMTRTVAAIVQGCASFEPGLKLSGVVLNRTAGERHRSVLRRSIEEYTDIPVLGMLPKIAVNPIPERHMGLLSDQEFGTGVDDGNAALNALAETAEQWLDLDAILAAAHRASPMKYAPAPLFSGAAQPPAVRIGYVHDEAFWFYYPENLEALRHAGAELVRLSVLSGEPWPDVDGLYLGGGFPEMFAERIAANGPVLTHIRALSRAGLPIYAECGGFMLLCQALECRSADGAMGRYAMAGVFPASTTLCARPQGLGYTEAVVEVASPFFREGETVLGHEFHYSLCLAGQGSMPTTLRMRRGSGIGQGGDGLLYENTFAGYTHIHALAVPEWAPRFVAAAAQWRGSRGPRA, from the coding sequence GTGCAGCAACAGATTCCACGACTCGTCCTGGCCGGACTTTCCGGCGGAACCGGCAAGACCATTGTTTCGCTGGCTCTGGCTCGCGCTTTCAGCCGCCGAGGCCTTGCGGTGGCCCCCTTCAAGAAGGGGCCGGACTACATCGACGCCCGATGGCTGGCCATCGCGGCCGGGCGGGACTGCTCCAATCTCGATCCGTTTTTTCATACCGAAGCGGTCTTGCGGTCCCTGTTTCTGCACAGAGCCCAGGGCGCTGATCTGAGTCTGGTGGAAGGCAACCGGGGCTTGTTTGACGGCAAGGACGCCAAGGGCTCCTGTTCCACGGCCGAGCTGGCGCGCAGACTCGCCGCGCCTGTAATCCTGACCATCGACTGTACCAAGATGACCCGGACCGTGGCCGCCATCGTCCAGGGTTGCGCTTCATTCGAGCCGGGGCTGAAACTTTCCGGGGTGGTTCTCAACCGTACGGCCGGAGAGCGCCATCGGTCGGTGCTGCGGCGGAGCATCGAGGAATACACCGATATTCCGGTGCTGGGCATGCTCCCCAAGATCGCCGTCAATCCCATTCCCGAGCGGCATATGGGCCTGCTGTCGGATCAGGAGTTCGGCACGGGCGTGGACGACGGCAATGCCGCCCTCAATGCACTGGCCGAGACGGCAGAGCAGTGGCTTGATCTCGATGCCATCCTCGCCGCGGCGCACAGGGCGAGCCCCATGAAGTATGCCCCGGCGCCGCTCTTCAGTGGTGCTGCGCAGCCCCCGGCGGTCCGTATCGGCTATGTGCACGACGAGGCGTTTTGGTTCTACTACCCTGAAAACCTTGAGGCGTTGCGCCATGCCGGGGCCGAGCTGGTCCGTCTGTCCGTGCTTTCTGGCGAGCCGTGGCCGGATGTGGACGGCCTGTATCTGGGTGGCGGTTTTCCCGAGATGTTTGCGGAGCGCATCGCGGCCAATGGGCCTGTCCTGACGCACATCCGCGCCCTGTCCAGGGCGGGCCTGCCCATCTATGCCGAATGCGGGGGGTTCATGCTCTTGTGCCAAGCCCTTGAGTGCCGCAGTGCGGACGGCGCCATGGGCCGCTATGCCATGGCTGGGGTGTTCCCGGCGTCCACGACCTTGTGCGCGAGGCCGCAGGGGCTTGGCTACACCGAGGCTGTGGTGGAAGTCGCATCCCCGTTTTTCCGGGAAGGAGAGACGGTCCTTGGCCACGAATTTCATTATTCCCTGTGCCTGGCGGGACAAGGCTCCATGCCGACAACCCTGCGCATGAGGCGGGGCAGCGGCATCGGCCAAGGGGGCGACGGGCTGCTTTATGAAAACACGTTTGCAGGGTATACCCATATTCATGCCCTGGCCGTGCCAGAATGGGCGCCGCGATTTGTGGCGGCGGCTGCCCAGTGGCGCGGCTCCCGGGGGCCACGAGCCTGA
- a CDS encoding STT3 domain-containing protein, translated as MQRLVQLYRNGMVHVGPEASVAASWRRVGAYGVVIFVVGLIFRISFADRWDHPELWVAGERILATHDAYFWLAKAKGLASVSGYPSAQLVAWVHGLTGIGLGDIGFWAPAVLGPLVGVVCLLWGWLLGGVNAGVLAGLVGSLTPGFYYRTQLGYYDTDLFTLLMPMMVAWMLAFWAGRLMRSGWLVDSADEREPPAAARVLWLALGFGLVSRFAVIWHEDIQHMVILYYLMTVVVLMINCRPGLRTLAMQGLAVFALASFPGGVFGQLKLWPISGFLVSIPGVSAYWAVTLFSAAIAAGLVFFWKPPADGAERRRDALWVAAVALVAVILSTHMLNTSVGNTALKLFSYLSGAAGIVQSGSAAVPMGPVYPSVLQSIIEVRLEPLSEVLERGVFFSWLGWLALLSSVVVVALRPTAVFLLPLIALQLASVKLGIRFSMFGGAALCVMLGVCLYWLAAFVTRRMRHGQWADLGLQASLGAALLFYTFGQYSALQLTPVLSRAHAEALVELGRKSEPDAMVWTWWDWGYATQYYALLGTVADGGKHAGRDLYPLGFAMSTHSPEQASRMMRFAAQYPDRKVPYGLDAARVWDTIPRDRLGAALEEQLGREDHPPVPPQYFVVSWHDLTLVKWITHFGNWNLETGTTREAEVSIFQPGELGFNVERGAVMDRQGGGGLVRDLTLLDRDGINRRAYPLNALSPQLLPKTHHLVINMVSKQSVIMDGTGFRSTMTRLMTGDPDDPEIAPYFRLVVDGLPFVRIYQMIQ; from the coding sequence GTGCAACGTCTTGTTCAATTGTATCGAAACGGCATGGTCCATGTGGGGCCAGAGGCCTCTGTGGCTGCCTCCTGGCGCCGCGTTGGGGCGTATGGCGTTGTCATCTTCGTGGTGGGCCTGATTTTTCGCATTAGCTTCGCCGACCGCTGGGACCACCCGGAGTTGTGGGTGGCGGGAGAGCGCATCCTGGCGACGCACGACGCCTATTTCTGGCTGGCCAAGGCCAAGGGCCTCGCCTCGGTGAGCGGATACCCGTCTGCCCAACTCGTCGCCTGGGTTCACGGGCTGACAGGAATCGGGCTTGGCGACATCGGCTTCTGGGCCCCGGCGGTGCTCGGCCCCCTGGTGGGCGTGGTCTGCCTTCTGTGGGGATGGCTCCTTGGCGGGGTCAACGCGGGAGTGCTGGCCGGGCTTGTCGGCTCCCTGACCCCGGGATTCTACTATCGTACCCAGCTTGGGTATTATGACACCGATCTGTTCACCCTGCTCATGCCCATGATGGTGGCCTGGATGCTCGCGTTTTGGGCGGGCAGGCTGATGCGTTCCGGGTGGCTGGTCGATTCGGCGGACGAGAGGGAACCCCCAGCAGCCGCCAGGGTTCTCTGGTTGGCCCTGGGATTTGGGCTGGTCAGCCGCTTTGCCGTCATCTGGCATGAAGACATCCAGCACATGGTCATTCTCTACTATTTGATGACCGTCGTGGTGCTGATGATCAATTGCCGGCCGGGGTTGCGCACCCTGGCCATGCAGGGGTTGGCGGTGTTCGCTCTCGCGTCGTTTCCGGGCGGAGTATTCGGACAACTCAAACTATGGCCGATATCGGGGTTTCTGGTCTCTATTCCCGGAGTGTCCGCCTACTGGGCCGTCACTTTGTTTTCCGCAGCCATTGCCGCGGGTCTCGTGTTTTTCTGGAAGCCCCCGGCCGATGGCGCGGAGCGCAGACGCGACGCCCTCTGGGTCGCAGCCGTTGCTCTGGTCGCGGTGATTCTGTCCACCCACATGCTCAACACCTCGGTGGGAAACACTGCCCTTAAGCTTTTCTCATACCTGAGCGGGGCAGCCGGAATCGTTCAATCCGGCTCTGCCGCCGTTCCCATGGGGCCGGTCTATCCCTCGGTGCTGCAGAGCATCATCGAAGTCAGGCTTGAGCCCTTGTCCGAGGTGCTTGAGCGCGGAGTTTTCTTTTCCTGGCTTGGGTGGCTTGCGCTGCTTTCGTCGGTGGTCGTGGTGGCGTTGCGGCCGACGGCTGTATTTTTGCTGCCGCTTATTGCCTTGCAGTTGGCCAGCGTCAAGCTCGGCATCCGGTTTTCCATGTTTGGCGGTGCCGCGTTGTGCGTCATGCTCGGGGTGTGCCTGTACTGGCTGGCGGCCTTTGTCACGCGGCGGATGCGGCATGGCCAGTGGGCAGATCTGGGCCTTCAGGCCTCGCTTGGGGCTGCCTTGCTTTTTTACACCTTCGGGCAGTATTCGGCACTCCAGCTGACGCCGGTGCTCAGTCGCGCCCATGCCGAAGCACTGGTTGAATTGGGGAGAAAGAGTGAGCCCGACGCCATGGTCTGGACCTGGTGGGACTGGGGCTATGCCACGCAGTATTACGCCCTGCTCGGTACGGTGGCAGATGGCGGCAAACACGCGGGGCGCGACCTGTACCCCCTGGGTTTCGCCATGTCCACGCATTCGCCCGAGCAGGCCAGCCGGATGATGCGTTTTGCGGCCCAATACCCGGACAGAAAAGTCCCCTACGGGCTGGATGCGGCCAGGGTCTGGGACACCATTCCCCGTGACCGCCTGGGCGCAGCCCTTGAGGAACAGCTGGGCCGTGAAGACCACCCCCCGGTGCCGCCGCAGTATTTCGTGGTCTCCTGGCACGACCTGACATTGGTCAAGTGGATCACCCATTTTGGCAACTGGAACCTGGAGACAGGAACCACCAGGGAGGCGGAGGTGAGCATCTTCCAGCCCGGAGAGCTCGGGTTCAACGTCGAGCGCGGCGCGGTCATGGATCGCCAGGGCGGTGGCGGGCTGGTGCGGGACCTCACTTTGCTGGACCGGGACGGTATCAATCGTCGGGCGTATCCTCTGAACGCCTTGTCCCCCCAGCTCCTGCCCAAGACCCATCATCTGGTCATCAACATGGTCAGCAAGCAGAGCGTGATCATGGATGGGACAGGTTTTCGGTCCACCATGACCCGGCTTATGACTGGCGACCCGGACGATCCCGAGATCGCCCCGTATTTCAGGCTTGTCGTTGACGGGCTTCCTTTTGTGCGGATTTACCAAATGATTCAGTAA
- a CDS encoding DegT/DnrJ/EryC1/StrS family aminotransferase: MSIPFIDLKTQYQRVESSVRARIDAVLDHGAYIMGPEIAELEQRLSSFSAVRHAVGCASGTDALVMALMALDVGPGDAVFTTPFTFMATAEAVALLGATPVFVDIDPVTFNIDPDDLRRRIGEVKDTRKDLTPKGVIAVDLFGQPADYDRIEPLAHNNGLFLVVDAAQSFGATYKGKPVCSLGDVACTSFFPAKPLGCYGDGGMVFAHNDEMRKLLVSIRVHGMGADRYENVRLGINGRLDSIQAAVLLAKFAIFPDEIAKRQQVADRYAALLADVDGLTVPTVAPGNTSVWAQYSVLARDTAHRETLMAKLKKAEIPTAIYYPKPLHLQGAFAGLKYAKGDLPVCEAIAGRIFSLPMHPYLSEQDQTAVAEALKG, encoded by the coding sequence ATGAGCATACCCTTCATTGACCTGAAAACCCAGTATCAGCGCGTCGAGAGTTCTGTGCGGGCCCGGATCGACGCGGTTCTCGACCACGGGGCCTACATCATGGGCCCGGAGATCGCGGAGCTTGAGCAACGCCTCTCCAGCTTCTCGGCCGTGCGCCATGCCGTGGGCTGCGCCTCTGGTACGGATGCCCTGGTCATGGCATTGATGGCCCTTGATGTGGGCCCGGGGGATGCAGTGTTCACCACGCCCTTCACCTTCATGGCCACTGCCGAGGCCGTGGCCCTGCTCGGGGCGACTCCGGTGTTCGTGGACATTGATCCTGTCACCTTCAACATCGACCCCGACGACCTGCGGCGCAGGATCGGCGAGGTCAAGGACACGCGAAAGGATCTGACCCCAAAGGGCGTCATCGCGGTGGACCTCTTCGGACAGCCCGCCGACTACGACCGCATTGAGCCGCTGGCCCACAACAACGGGCTGTTTCTCGTGGTGGACGCCGCCCAGTCCTTTGGCGCCACCTACAAGGGCAAGCCGGTCTGCTCTCTGGGCGATGTGGCCTGCACCTCGTTTTTCCCGGCCAAGCCCCTGGGCTGCTACGGCGACGGGGGCATGGTCTTTGCCCACAATGACGAGATGCGCAAGTTGCTGGTATCCATCCGGGTTCACGGCATGGGCGCGGACAGGTACGAGAACGTCCGCCTTGGCATCAACGGGCGTCTGGATTCCATCCAGGCCGCCGTGCTCCTGGCCAAGTTCGCCATCTTCCCCGACGAGATCGCCAAACGCCAGCAGGTGGCTGACCGCTATGCGGCGCTGCTTGCCGATGTCGACGGCCTGACCGTGCCCACCGTGGCACCTGGAAATACCTCGGTCTGGGCCCAATACTCGGTGCTGGCCCGCGACACGGCGCACAGGGAAACGCTCATGGCCAAGCTGAAGAAGGCGGAAATCCCCACGGCCATCTATTATCCCAAGCCGTTGCATCTGCAAGGGGCCTTTGCCGGACTCAAATACGCCAAGGGCGACCTGCCGGTGTGCGAGGCCATTGCCGGGCGCATCTTCAGCCTGCCCATGCATCCCTATCTGAGCGAGCAGGACCAGACGGCCGTGGCCGAGGCCCTCAAGGGGTAG
- a CDS encoding peptidylprolyl isomerase, translated as MIKMQTSMGDIVIELDFDKAPKSAANFQQYVEEGFYDGLIFHRVIDGFMVQGGGMDENMKEKQTRASIENEADNGLKNGCYTLAMARTMDPHSASSQFFINVKDNGFLNHSSKTPQGWGYAVFGKVVEGTDVVDKIKAVSTGRKGFHDDVPVEPVFIVKAAVVE; from the coding sequence ATGATCAAGATGCAAACCAGCATGGGCGATATCGTCATCGAACTCGATTTCGACAAGGCCCCCAAGAGCGCGGCCAACTTCCAGCAGTATGTGGAGGAAGGGTTCTACGATGGCCTCATCTTTCACCGTGTCATCGACGGATTCATGGTCCAGGGAGGCGGCATGGACGAGAACATGAAGGAAAAGCAGACCCGCGCTTCCATTGAGAACGAGGCGGACAACGGCCTGAAGAACGGCTGCTACACCCTGGCCATGGCCCGGACCATGGACCCGCACTCCGCGTCGTCGCAGTTTTTCATCAACGTCAAGGACAACGGTTTCCTGAACCATTCGTCCAAGACTCCCCAGGGTTGGGGCTATGCCGTGTTCGGCAAGGTGGTCGAGGGCACGGACGTGGTCGACAAGATCAAGGCGGTGTCCACCGGGCGCAAGGGATTTCACGATGATGTTCCGGTGGAGCCGGTCTTCATCGTCAAGGCCGCGGTGGTGGAGTAG